A stretch of Rhizobium sp. TH2 DNA encodes these proteins:
- a CDS encoding tetratricopeptide repeat protein: MNNSDDSFIREVNEELRSEQIQNVWKRFRPLIIGVAVLIVLGVAGGALFEWWQARESSASGDRFINAVKDASADKSDQAMKELEALSKDGFGAYPVLARMRLATLKADKGDAKGAIADFNALGQDAAVPGPVRNAAKLRAAWLMVDNSSYEELASAVEELAAASSPVRNSAREVLGLSAFKAGNYAKSREWLQLVLDDADASAGAKTRARTVLALIAASGKLS, encoded by the coding sequence ATGAATAACAGCGATGACAGCTTCATTCGTGAAGTGAATGAGGAACTGCGCTCCGAGCAGATACAGAATGTCTGGAAGCGTTTCCGGCCGCTGATCATCGGCGTCGCGGTTCTGATCGTCCTGGGCGTGGCCGGTGGTGCGCTGTTCGAATGGTGGCAGGCGCGGGAATCCTCAGCATCCGGCGACCGGTTCATCAACGCGGTCAAGGATGCAAGCGCCGACAAGTCCGATCAGGCGATGAAGGAACTCGAAGCGCTGAGCAAGGATGGCTTTGGCGCCTATCCGGTTCTGGCGCGCATGCGGCTTGCGACGCTGAAAGCCGACAAGGGCGACGCGAAGGGCGCAATCGCCGATTTCAACGCCCTTGGCCAGGATGCGGCCGTGCCGGGCCCGGTGCGCAATGCAGCCAAGCTTCGCGCCGCATGGCTGATGGTCGATAACAGCTCTTATGAAGAGCTTGCCAGCGCCGTGGAAGAACTGGCCGCAGCGTCGTCGCCGGTGCGCAACAGCGCGCGCGAGGTGCTGGGCCTGTCCGCATTCAAGGCTGGCAACTATGCCAAGTCGCGCGAATGGCTGCAACTGGTGCTCGATGACGCCGATGCCTCCGCAGGCGCCAAGACGCGCGCCCGGACGGTGCTGGCACTCATTGCCGCCAGCGGCAAGCTGTCCTGA